The stretch of DNA GCTAGAGTGAGCTCAGAGTCTAAGGAGGCCTTTAGATTAAGTCCATCGGCAAGCCTTGGAGGTATGGCTGAGTAAAATGCTCCCGTATCTACTAGGAACGTAACATCGGTCGATTCAACTTCACTTCTCCCAATTAAACCATTAACCCTTACGTAGCCCATCAAGGATCAAGATAAAATTAACGAGTGACATGCTTTAAATGTTGCTGGTTTTAATGATACTCTTCGGATTTCTTAGAGTACCCCATCAAAATGGAAGGGTCATAATGCCAGTAGTGCTTCAACCTTTCTAAGCTGCTTCGTTACGGGATCAACCTCAAGCCTTAAACCCTCCAACGAATATGCTCCGAGGACCTCGGCATCCCCCTCTCTTGCGAAGACGACGATTGTTGTAACCCTTTCACCCATGCATTCGATTACCGCTTCTCCAATTTCACGCTCAACCATTCTATTATCGATGGTCTTAAACCTATACGTAGTCATGGGCTTTACACCTATCCTCTCTAAACTTCTCCGGTCAACCCACGTGTACGTGCTACCAGTATCAACGAGTAGCTCCAGGTCAAGGTAGTTTGAGGATAAGACGGGATTGGATATTCTCACCTTAGCGAACGTATGGCCCAAAGCAGAACCCGTTTTATAAGCCGGAACCGGACCTAATAAACCTTTAGAGAGGCTGTTCTAGTAGCTCTTGGGGGCTTGAAGCTCTTAAGTGGATCGGCTCCGTTAAGCTTAAGTACATTTATCTCAATCCCGCAAGAAA from Candidatus Nezhaarchaeales archaeon encodes:
- a CDS encoding aspartyl protease family protein, translating into MGYVRVNGLIGRSEVESTDVTFLVDTGAFYSAIPPRLADGLNLKASLDSELTLADKRRVKAGITLAYLSTRDHMDSR